Part of the Plasmodium vivax scf_6619 genomic scaffold, whole genome shotgun sequence genome is shown below.
TACCAGTTTGTGTAACTGGGTGAGTACCGTCACGTGTCATAAGAGAACCACCTGCAGAAACCTCTGAACTGCCTGGAATTCCAGAAATTTGTTCTTGATTTGCAGACCTGCCTTCTTGTAATTCTTGTCTAGCTTTTGCAAGAGTGTCAGCTTTCTTTTGCTTCATCTGTGCATGACAATGAAAAGACTCTAACACAACTCTTGGATCATATTTCTTACAAtccttataaaaatttggacaATCATACTTTAGGATTTTTACAATGTTTctcaaaatattcatataatgaaGTGTGACTATCAACGTATGTCCAATATTCTGGGCACTTTTGTGTAAAATTTGGAATCGTTTTTTCAATAGTACTATAATTCACATAGTAatcatacaatttttttctttctctccAATCATCATGATTAACAATATTATGCATACGTTTACATGTGTCTTTTTCTACTTCTTTTAAGTTATCTTCAATAAAACTACTCCATATATTCCCAATTTCACCAAAAGCTTGGTAAATTttagaataattatatgattgcaaaattacatttaatcTATTATATACCCAATAATTCAAAAGAATGCAAATATCATATTCATTATCCTcttttgaaaatttataagttttcaaatattttaaaagccTGGCACAAGTTATTCTAAGGCTTTGACGCATACGAAGCTGAGGTAATGAATTACATTGATTAAGGTACTCATTAAAACCACTTAAATTATCTAGTtgcttatatataatttctgAAATTAAATCGTCTGAAAATGATTTAGTCAATAtctaaataaaaagtaaaatatatagaggaataaatatataccttgaaaaaaatgagttacATCGTTTTATGTAAAACGAGctatgcatataaaatgaataaatatatttgttcaG
Proteins encoded:
- a CDS encoding variable surface protein Vir4, putative (encoded by transcript PVX_016140A), whose translation is MLGGSEKNWKEFEILTKSFSDDLISEIIYKQLDNLSGFNEYLNQCNSLPQLRMRQSLRITCARLLKYLKTYKFSKEDNEYDICILLNYWVYNRLNVILQSYNYSKIYQAFGEIGNIWSSFIEDNLKEVEKDTCKRMHNIVNHDDWRERKKLYDYYVNYSTIEKTIPNFTQKCPEYWTYVDSHTSLYEYFEKHCKNPKMKQKKADTLAKARQELQEGRSANQEQISGIPGSSEVSAGGSLMTRDGTHPVTQTGNILLGVVATSLTSGALYRFTPLGNMLRNRFGWNTNNMRNMHGGEYGLFDYASETYNPYTGGGEEHYIGYQPA